A DNA window from Ictalurus furcatus strain D&B chromosome 22, Billie_1.0, whole genome shotgun sequence contains the following coding sequences:
- the cdk7 gene encoding cyclin-dependent kinase 7 isoform X2, which yields MALDVKSRAKRYEKLDFLGEGQIKVGHRTEAKDGINRTALREIKLLQELSHPNIIGLLDAFGHKSNVSLVFDYMETDLEVIIKDTSLVLTPANIKAYILMTLQGLEYLHHHWILHRDLKPNNLLLDESGVLKLADFGLAKAFGSPNRVYTHQVVTRWYRSPELLFGARMYGVGVDMWAVGCILAELLLRVPFLAGDSDLDQLTKIFEALGTPTEETWPGMTSLPDYVSFKLFPGTPLEHIFSAASDDLLELLKGLFTFNPCTRLTATKALKMQYFSQKPAPTPGPQLPRPNCSAEALKEKENLAIGIKRKRDVIEQGTLKKKLVF from the exons ATGGCTTTGGATGTCAAGTCCAGAGCTAAACGATATGAAAAGCTGGACTTTCTCGGAGAGGGTCAG ATTAAAGTCGGACACAGAACAGAGGCAAAAGATG GAATCAACAGAACAGCCCTGAGAGAAATCAAACTGCTGCAGGAACTGAGTCATCCAAATATTATTGGA CTCCTCGATGCGTTCGGACACAAATCCAACGTTAGCCTCGTGTTTGACTACATGGAGACTGACCTTGAG GTTATCATAAAGGACACGAGTCTTGTACTGACTCCAGCCAACATTAAAGCCTACATCCTGATGACACTGCAGGGTCTGGAGTACTTGCACCATCACTggatcctacacagg GATTTGAAGCCAAATAATTTACTACTGGATGAATCCGGGGTGCTGAAACTTGCTGATTTTGGATTGGCAAAAGCCTTTGGAAGTCCTAACAGAGTTTATACACATCAAGTAGTGACCAG ATGGTACCGTTCTCCAGAGCTGCTCTTCGGGGCCAGGATGTATGGGGTGGGTGTGGACATGTGGGCAGTGGGCTGCATCCTTGCAGAACTCCTACTCCGT GTTCCCTTTCTGGCTGGAGATTCTGACCTGGATCAGCTGACAAAGATATTTGAAGCGCTGGGGACTCCAACAGAAGAGACTTGGCCT GGGATGACCAGTCTCCCAGATTACGTCTCATTTAAACTGTTTCCCGGCACACCTTTGGAGCACATTTTCAGTGCGGCAAGCGACGACCTTCTGGAGCTCCTGAAGGGCCTGTTTACTTTCAACCCCTGCACCCGCCTCACAGCCACAAAG GCATTGAAGATGCAATATTTCAGCCAGAAACCAGCGCCCACCCCAGGCCCTCAGCTTCCCCGGCCAAACTGTTCAGCGGAAGctctaaaagaaaaagaaaatctcgCCATTGGCattaaaagaaaacgtgacgTTATCGAACAAG GCACCCTGAAGAAGAAGTTGGTGTTTTAG
- the cdk7 gene encoding cyclin-dependent kinase 7 isoform X1 translates to MALDVKSRAKRYEKLDFLGEGQFATVYKARDKTKNTIVAIKKIKVGHRTEAKDGINRTALREIKLLQELSHPNIIGLLDAFGHKSNVSLVFDYMETDLEVIIKDTSLVLTPANIKAYILMTLQGLEYLHHHWILHRDLKPNNLLLDESGVLKLADFGLAKAFGSPNRVYTHQVVTRWYRSPELLFGARMYGVGVDMWAVGCILAELLLRVPFLAGDSDLDQLTKIFEALGTPTEETWPGMTSLPDYVSFKLFPGTPLEHIFSAASDDLLELLKGLFTFNPCTRLTATKALKMQYFSQKPAPTPGPQLPRPNCSAEALKEKENLAIGIKRKRDVIEQGTLKKKLVF, encoded by the exons ATGGCTTTGGATGTCAAGTCCAGAGCTAAACGATATGAAAAGCTGGACTTTCTCGGAGAGGGTCAG TTTGCCACGGTTTACAAGGcgagagacaaaacaaaaaataccattGTTGCGATTAAAAAG ATTAAAGTCGGACACAGAACAGAGGCAAAAGATG GAATCAACAGAACAGCCCTGAGAGAAATCAAACTGCTGCAGGAACTGAGTCATCCAAATATTATTGGA CTCCTCGATGCGTTCGGACACAAATCCAACGTTAGCCTCGTGTTTGACTACATGGAGACTGACCTTGAG GTTATCATAAAGGACACGAGTCTTGTACTGACTCCAGCCAACATTAAAGCCTACATCCTGATGACACTGCAGGGTCTGGAGTACTTGCACCATCACTggatcctacacagg GATTTGAAGCCAAATAATTTACTACTGGATGAATCCGGGGTGCTGAAACTTGCTGATTTTGGATTGGCAAAAGCCTTTGGAAGTCCTAACAGAGTTTATACACATCAAGTAGTGACCAG ATGGTACCGTTCTCCAGAGCTGCTCTTCGGGGCCAGGATGTATGGGGTGGGTGTGGACATGTGGGCAGTGGGCTGCATCCTTGCAGAACTCCTACTCCGT GTTCCCTTTCTGGCTGGAGATTCTGACCTGGATCAGCTGACAAAGATATTTGAAGCGCTGGGGACTCCAACAGAAGAGACTTGGCCT GGGATGACCAGTCTCCCAGATTACGTCTCATTTAAACTGTTTCCCGGCACACCTTTGGAGCACATTTTCAGTGCGGCAAGCGACGACCTTCTGGAGCTCCTGAAGGGCCTGTTTACTTTCAACCCCTGCACCCGCCTCACAGCCACAAAG GCATTGAAGATGCAATATTTCAGCCAGAAACCAGCGCCCACCCCAGGCCCTCAGCTTCCCCGGCCAAACTGTTCAGCGGAAGctctaaaagaaaaagaaaatctcgCCATTGGCattaaaagaaaacgtgacgTTATCGAACAAG GCACCCTGAAGAAGAAGTTGGTGTTTTAG
- the cdk7 gene encoding cyclin-dependent kinase 7 isoform X3, translating into MALDVKSRAKRYEKLDFLGEGQFATVYKARDKTKNTIVAIKKIKVGHRTEAKDGINRTALREIKLLQELSHPNIIGLLDAFGHKSNVSLVFDYMETDLEVIIKDTSLVLTPANIKAYILMTLQGLEYLHHHWILHRDLKPNNLLLDESGVLKLADFGLAKAFGSPNRVYTHQVVTRWYRSPELLFGARMYGVGVDMWAVGCILAELLLRVPFLAGDSDLDQLTKIFEALGTPTEETWPGMTSLPDYVSFKLFPGTPLEHIFSAASDDLLELLKGLFTFNPCTRLTATKGRSRLLLTPSESVTDGG; encoded by the exons ATGGCTTTGGATGTCAAGTCCAGAGCTAAACGATATGAAAAGCTGGACTTTCTCGGAGAGGGTCAG TTTGCCACGGTTTACAAGGcgagagacaaaacaaaaaataccattGTTGCGATTAAAAAG ATTAAAGTCGGACACAGAACAGAGGCAAAAGATG GAATCAACAGAACAGCCCTGAGAGAAATCAAACTGCTGCAGGAACTGAGTCATCCAAATATTATTGGA CTCCTCGATGCGTTCGGACACAAATCCAACGTTAGCCTCGTGTTTGACTACATGGAGACTGACCTTGAG GTTATCATAAAGGACACGAGTCTTGTACTGACTCCAGCCAACATTAAAGCCTACATCCTGATGACACTGCAGGGTCTGGAGTACTTGCACCATCACTggatcctacacagg GATTTGAAGCCAAATAATTTACTACTGGATGAATCCGGGGTGCTGAAACTTGCTGATTTTGGATTGGCAAAAGCCTTTGGAAGTCCTAACAGAGTTTATACACATCAAGTAGTGACCAG ATGGTACCGTTCTCCAGAGCTGCTCTTCGGGGCCAGGATGTATGGGGTGGGTGTGGACATGTGGGCAGTGGGCTGCATCCTTGCAGAACTCCTACTCCGT GTTCCCTTTCTGGCTGGAGATTCTGACCTGGATCAGCTGACAAAGATATTTGAAGCGCTGGGGACTCCAACAGAAGAGACTTGGCCT GGGATGACCAGTCTCCCAGATTACGTCTCATTTAAACTGTTTCCCGGCACACCTTTGGAGCACATTTTCAGTGCGGCAAGCGACGACCTTCTGGAGCTCCTGAAGGGCCTGTTTACTTTCAACCCCTGCACCCGCCTCACAGCCACAAAG GGAAGAAGTCGATTACTACTCACACCGAGTGAAAGCGTCACTGATGGGGGATGA